One stretch of Passer domesticus isolate bPasDom1 chromosome 2, bPasDom1.hap1, whole genome shotgun sequence DNA includes these proteins:
- the TMEM50B gene encoding transmembrane protein 50B, which translates to MAGFLDNFRWPECECIDWSERRNAVASIVAGVLFFTGWWIMIDAAVVYPKPEQLNHAFHTCGVFSTLAFFMINAVSNAQVRGDSYSDGCLGRTGARIWLFIGFMLMFGSLIASMWILFGAYVTQNTNVYPGLAVFFQNALIFFSTLIYKFGRTEELWG; encoded by the exons ATGGCAGGGTTCCTGGACAATTTCCGCTGGCCGGAGTGCGAGTGCATCGACTGGAGCGAGCGCCGCAACGCCGTCGCCTCCATCGTGGCCGGGGTGCTG TTTTTCACAGGCTGGTGGATCATGATTGATGCTGCTGTGGTGTATCCCAAGCCGGAGCAGCTGAACCACGCCTTCCACACCTGCGGGGTCTTCTCCACTCTGGCCTTCTTCAT GATAAATGCTGTATCAAATGCACAGGTGAGAGGAGACAGCTACAGTGATGGATGCTTAGGAAGAACAG gggctcGGATCTGGCTCTTCATCGGCTTCATGTTGATGTTTGGCTCCCTCATTGCTTCCATGTGGATTCTCTTTGGGGCATATGTCACACAGA ACACTAATGTGTACCCTGGATTAGCAGTGTTTTTCCAGAAtgcattaatatttttcag CACCCTGATCTACAAGTTTGGGAGAACAGAAgagctgtggggctga
- the DNAJC28 gene encoding dnaJ homolog subfamily C member 28 codes for MLSNNMGHCFMGRGAMIPRKLKPFLCRMLSGYKPKNDVKDSYKVLELEEGCSLDDVRNSYHNLAKKYHPDSSSGMADSRAFIRVEEAYRVVLGDLAAKQKSDPGEEEEDQFKSKSLQHRHYLSFEGVGIGTPSQREKQYMQFRVDRATEQVLEYRQQRLESRYAGSDLSRAKDVRQSKKVKITQAVERLVEDLIQESMAKGDFDNLSGKGKPLQKFSHSPHIDPMTHNLNRILIDNGYQPEWILLQKEIRETIERLRKSIVASRRKLGEPMTLPEQKQWGRICEQFAEDIRKLNKRVDNFNLVVPILSRQMVHFSTDKEILRARKNYEAVVEKVSDSDTKENGREEGKRFGWKSSLLKWLKLTPK; via the coding sequence ATGCTGAGTAACAACATGGGGCACTGTTTCATGGGACGGGGAGCCATGATTCCAAGGAAGCTGAAGCCGTTTCTCTGCAGGATGTTGTCGGGTTACAAGCCCAAAAACGATGTCAAGGACTCTTACAAAGTTCTGGAGCTGGAGGAAGGCTGTTCCCTCGATGACGTCAGAAACTCCTATCACAATCTCGCCAAAAAATACCACCCGGACAGCAGCTCCGGCATGGCCGACTCCAGGGCCTTCATAAGGGTGGAGGAGGCCTACAGGGTTGTGCTGGGCGACCTGGCGGCCAAACAGAAATCCGACCCCGGCGAGGAGGAGGAAGACCAGTTCAAATCCaagtccctgcagcacaggcactacCTGAGCTTCGAGGGCGTGGGCATCGGCACGCCGAGCCAGCGGGAGAAGCAGTACATGCAGTTCCGCGTGGACCGCGCCACCGAGCAGGTGCTGGAGTACCGGCAGCAGCGGCTGGAGAGCCGCTACGCCGGCAGCGACCTCAGCCGGGCCAAGGACGTGCGGCAGAGCAAGAAGGTGAAGATCACTCAGGCCGTGGAGCGGCTGGTGGAGGACCTCATCCAGGAATCCATGGCCAAAGGAGACTTCGACAACCTCAGCGGCAAAGGGAAGCCGCTGCAGAAGTTCTCGCACAGCCCGCACATCGACCCCATGACGCACAACCTGAACAGGATCCTCATCGACAACGGCTACCAGCCCGAGTGGATCCTGCTGCAGAAGGAGATCCGGGAGACCATCGAGCGCCTGAGGAAGAGCATCGTGGCCTCCAGGAGGAAGCTCGGGGAGCCCATGACGCTGCCGGAGCAGAAGCAGTGGGGCCGCATCTGCGAGCAGTTCGCGGAAGACATCAGGAAGTTAAACAAGAGAGTGGACAACTTCAACCTGGTGGTGCCCATCCTCAGCAGGCAGATGGTGCACTTCAGCACCGACAAGGAGATCCTCCGGGCGCGGAAGAACTACGAGGCCGTCGTGGAGAAGGTTTCTGATTCAGACACGAAGGAAAACGGGCGGGAAGAGGGCAAAAGGTTTGGGTGGAAGTCTTCTCTCTTGAAGTGGTTAAAACTTACACCGAAATAA